A region of Aquarana catesbeiana isolate 2022-GZ linkage group LG08, ASM4218655v1, whole genome shotgun sequence DNA encodes the following proteins:
- the LOC141106023 gene encoding cholesterol 25-hydroxylase-like protein, translating into MNRSSLLMTPAFSMWEAAQPGFFLQPVWDYVLSKEHIIRSPFYPVLFSFTVYMAFCLPYLALDILCLRIPALKKYQVQPKSRPTLAMVLHCLAHTIYSHLVFIFPLSVAYWYWRPVHLPSLAPELHRIVLDIIACMLLFDFQYFAWHLLHHKVPWLYKNFHKTHHKYTATFALATQYSSAWEMLSLGFFANISPIMLGCHPLTEMAIFIIHIYLSVEDHCGYDFPWSAHRLVPFGLCGGPGHHDLHHQKFVWNYAPYFTHWDKLFNTLARQTSKEPHD; encoded by the coding sequence ATGAACCGTAGCAGTTTGCTGATGACTCCAGCCTTCTCCATGTGGGAAGCAGCACAGCCAGGATTCTTCCTGCAACCTGTCTGGGACTATGTGCTATCTAAAGAGCACATCATCAGATCTCCCTTCTATCCAGTGCTGTTCTCCTTCACTGTCTACATGGCTTTCTGTCTCCCTTACCTGGCATTAGACATCCTCTGTCTCAGAATACCAGCCTTAAAGAAGTACCAAGTGCAGCCCAAATCCAGACCCACGTTGGCCATGGTGCTGCACTGCTTGGCACACACCATCTACAGTCATCTGGTCTTCATATTTCCTCTGAGTGTTGCCTATTGGTACTGGAGACCGGTGCACCTGCCATCCCTGGCTCCTGAGCTGCATCGCATTGTGTTGGACATCATTGCCTGCATGCTGCTCTTTGACTTCCAGTACTTTGCCTGGCACTTGCTGCATCACAAGGTGCCCTGGCTATACAAGAACTTCCACAAGACACATCACAAGTACACTGCCACCTTTGCCCTGGCAACACAGTACTCCAGCGCATGGGAGATGCTGTCATTGGGGTTCTTTGCTAACATCAGTCCGATAATGCTGGGGTGTCATCCTCTAACTGAGATGGCCATCTTCATCATCCATATCTACCTGTCTGTGGAAGATCACTGTGGCTATGACTTTCCCTGGTCCGCACATAGACTGGTGCCTTTTGGCTTATGCGGGGGGCCAGGACATCATGACCTCCATCACCAGAAATTTGTCTGGAACTATGCACCTTACTTTACTCACTGGGACAAACTGTTCAATACACTAGCAAGGCAGACATCCAAGGAGCCACATGACTGA